The following proteins come from a genomic window of Chitinispirillales bacterium:
- a CDS encoding diguanylate cyclase, translated as MDITPKNSILIVDDEKTNLMALNHLLHEKYTVYTAKDGRTAIERVKEYLPDLVLLDVIMPEMNGYEILAEIRKLDGKIKEVPVIFITGLSDSENEEKGLLSGAADYIGKPFSSAIVKLRVHNQLQIVNQMRIIERLSQIDQLTGIPNRRSLDNQMFVEWGRAVRENIPIGFLMIDVDKFKTFNDTYGHQHGDVVLQTVAKILTHTLKRSGDFAARYGGEEFSVLLPNTDIDGVTDIAEQIRKAIEKESIPCKDGSITNVTISIGVHSLEPSQNDTIQSLIAKADEALYAAKNTGRNKVCRAEEILLET; from the coding sequence ATGGATATTACGCCAAAAAACAGTATACTGATAGTGGACGATGAAAAAACTAATCTTATGGCGCTAAATCATTTGTTGCATGAAAAATACACGGTTTATACGGCAAAAGACGGAAGAACCGCTATCGAAAGAGTGAAAGAATATTTACCGGATTTGGTTTTGTTAGATGTCATAATGCCGGAAATGAACGGATACGAGATACTTGCTGAAATTAGGAAACTAGACGGTAAAATTAAAGAAGTCCCCGTTATTTTCATTACCGGTCTCAGCGATAGTGAAAACGAAGAGAAAGGATTACTGTCGGGAGCAGCCGATTACATAGGTAAACCGTTTAGTTCGGCTATCGTAAAATTGAGAGTTCATAACCAATTACAAATCGTAAATCAGATGCGTATTATTGAACGTTTAAGCCAAATAGACCAATTGACAGGGATACCCAATAGGCGCAGTTTAGATAATCAGATGTTTGTGGAATGGGGAAGAGCGGTTAGAGAAAATATACCTATCGGTTTTTTGATGATTGATGTGGACAAGTTTAAAACATTTAACGACACATACGGACATCAGCACGGCGATGTTGTTTTGCAGACAGTTGCAAAAATTCTTACGCATACGTTAAAACGTTCAGGCGATTTTGCCGCTCGTTATGGAGGAGAAGAATTTTCAGTATTGCTTCCAAATACGGATATAGACGGAGTGACGGATATTGCCGAGCAAATTCGTAAGGCAATTGAAAAAGAATCAATACCTTGCAAAGACGGATCAATAACTAATGTTACGATTAGTATCGGGGTTCATTCGTTAGAGCCGTCGCAAAACGATACAATTCAGTCGTTGATTGCCAAAGCGGACGAAGCGCTTTATGCCGCTAAAAATACGGGTAGAAATAAAGTTTGCCGAGCCGAAGAAATTTTATTGGAAACGTGA